A portion of the Fusobacterium nucleatum genome contains these proteins:
- the lgt gene encoding prolipoprotein diacylglyceryl transferase: MNPVFLKIGPIELHYYGLMYAIAFFVGISLGKKIAKERNFDLDLVENYAFVAIISGLIGGRLYYILFNLPYYLQNPFEILAVWHGGMAIHGGILGGIAGTLIFAKIKKINPLILGDFAAGPFILGQAIGRIGNFMNGEVHGVPTFTPFSVIFNVKPKFYEWYTYYQSLSISDKANYPDLVPWGVVFPTSSPAGSEFPNLALHPAMLYELILNLIGFFIIWFILRKKENKASGYMWWWYIIIYSINRIIVSFFRVEDLMFFNFRAPHVISIILIAVSIFFLKKDNKKVF; the protein is encoded by the coding sequence ATGAATCCAGTATTTTTAAAAATAGGTCCTATTGAGTTACATTATTATGGACTTATGTATGCAATAGCGTTTTTTGTTGGTATCAGTCTTGGAAAAAAAATTGCAAAGGAAAGAAATTTTGATCTTGATTTAGTTGAAAATTATGCCTTTGTTGCTATTATTTCGGGGCTTATAGGTGGAAGGCTTTACTATATTTTATTCAATCTTCCCTATTATTTACAAAATCCTTTTGAAATTTTAGCTGTTTGGCATGGAGGAATGGCAATACATGGAGGTATATTAGGAGGTATTGCTGGAACACTTATCTTTGCAAAAATAAAAAAAATAAATCCTCTAATCTTAGGAGATTTTGCTGCAGGTCCATTTATTTTAGGACAAGCTATTGGTAGAATAGGAAATTTTATGAATGGAGAAGTTCATGGAGTTCCAACTTTCACACCATTTTCAGTTATATTTAATGTGAAACCTAAATTTTATGAGTGGTATACTTATTACCAATCACTATCTATATCAGATAAAGCAAATTATCCTGATCTTGTTCCTTGGGGAGTTGTATTTCCTACTTCATCTCCTGCTGGAAGTGAATTTCCTAACTTAGCATTACATCCAGCTATGTTATATGAATTAATATTAAATCTTATTGGTTTTTTTATAATTTGGTTTATTCTGAGAAAGAAGGAAAATAAAGCATCTGGTTATATGTGGTGGTGGTATATAATAATCTATTCTATAAATAGAATTATAGTAAGTTTCTTTAGAGTTGAAGATTTAATGTTCTTTAATTTTAGAGCACCTCATGTAATAAGCATTATCTTAATTGCAGTTTCAATTTTCTTCTTAAAAAAAGATAATAAAAAAGTATTTTAA